In Lolium rigidum isolate FL_2022 chromosome 7, APGP_CSIRO_Lrig_0.1, whole genome shotgun sequence, the DNA window TAGCGGTGCATATCTTCACTCTATATCAAGGGAATTCAAACCCAATAGCTTCATCAAATTTATATCTCTTGAAGCTTTATGATAAGCATCATCTATATAGCATTTTCTAGCACTGATAATTTGCTAGTAGCTTTGTTTTGGACATCATTCTTAGTGCAAAAGAATGCTAAACCATTGAATTTATAAAAAATGACAAGTAACAATCTATTTTTATCTTTTTGCAGAAAAGTGCATCAAGGCACTCTAAACTTCTTCAATCTGGCACTTTGGAATAAAAAGGGGTCATGTTGAGTAGGGGTGGAAACTGGTAGTGGATAGTCCATATTATCCGACATTCGTATTCGAGAAAATAAAAATGGAAGTGGTAATATCCGAATCCAGACGTCAGTGAAAATGGATATGGTAAATATACGGATTCATTTTACAAAAAGCAAATACAAATGTGGTATTGAATTTTGAAGCAAATGTGGATATGAAAATGGATATATCCGTATGCGAATAAAATTATGTCAGCCAATTTTAGTAATTCGACCCCAATATGCCAATTATCTAACCTAGAGTGACATAGGTATGCTTACTGGGCATGCCGAATAAGTACCCTGGGTCTATGGAGAAGAATGAAGCCCATGGACTCGAaactttggaggcccagaaggttGAAAGCTTTCGGGTTAGAaaaatagagttgtaataggaaacttATGTCAATATAGGAAAGACCCAACATGGCCCGACAATTTGtaaacttgtacgatacgaaagaACCTCGGtttcacctcttatataaaggggaagccgaggTAGAATGAAAGGATGGAATCATTGTAACCATAGCCACCGTAAtattgagttgagcacctttgtaCGGCTGAAccttgagatctacttgccctctacttatcatgaaaccctaagtctacaatccgtaggcattgacaagttaatcccctgTCATAGAGACACTAACAAATCAGCCAAATGTTTTTTTGTGTCATTCAACTTAAAACTACTATGCATTATATCAGTATATTTATCTCTCTACCATTGTATAGTCGGCTCATTATAAGACATGAATCTATTACTTCCTTATATCCGTATCCGCTCTAAATTAAGAAAACATCCGATACATATTCGTATTCGAGTAATATCCGCTCCGAATTCGTATTCAGCAATATCCGTATCCGCATCCGTATTTGTTTTGGAAATATGGAAACGTATATGGGGAGAGCACTATCCGATCCGTTTCCATCCTTAATGTTGAGGGACCTCAACTGGAGCAAGGCGTGATATAGAAAGTAAATGGATCACTTTAGCTGGAAACCACTAGCAATGCACTAGATACACTTTCAATCTCTATGCTTTTGGGTGATAGATGACAATACGAGTAGAAAATTAATATGTTTATCTAGTATACACGTGAACATAGTCCTAACAAGTTGGTTTAACCACCATGAAGAAAACCCCTAAAAGGAAATTGAAGAATTTATGTGTTTGAAGACAAATGAAGCATGCGATTGGTTGAAGCAAGAAGCTTATATGACGTACTTGAAGAATCAATACATAAGGACTAATTGAACGCTAAAAGTTGATCCAGTGTGCATGAAGACTAGCTTGGAGTATAGCAGGGAAAGTCGTAATATTAAGAGAGTTTAGATCTTCAAGTCTGAACATCAAACTTGTTGTGTGCTAAGTCGAACTCAAATATCATCTCCACAAAAATTGTCAAAAGATATCTCGAGGAATCGTGAAGCTTTAATATCTTGAGACTCTAGCTTAAACCCGTGGTTAACGCTTGGCTGTGGCCCAAAATATAACCTATGTTGACTCTAGCGCCTCATGAGTGTTGAAGTATGATTCAGGTGAGTTAGGAAAATTGACGACCATGACTAAAGACCTAGATGATTGACACATATGTGCACAACACGACTTGATGATGACAACCTCACTTGAAGAATGGACTGTTATCTTTGTCCATACAAAAATATATGGCGATAACAACCATCTTGGGGACTTAGTATATAAATAGCACCAAAGTCCAATGGGTAAGATCAAAGACTTGAGATACATTCTTAGATATTTTTTTATCTACTATTTCGAGTTCCCTTCTCTCTCACTTTTTCTTGTGGGTAATTTCTTGAGAGTTGAAAATTTGAGTTTGGTTGAGACTAGATCTAGTAACATCATGTGTTTCTTCTCACTTTTTCTTTGTGATTTAGCTCGTCAAGCCTATAATAACCCTAATCCTTTACCTAGGTTTAGAATCGGCTATTTCTAGAAGTCATAGGTGGAGTTTTGTTTTGCCTttataaaaagataaaaaaatactCAGTTTGACTTTAGAAAAAGCTTACTTCCTTTTTTTTTATAAACTTGACCAAAGCTTACTCAATTTGACTTTAGAAAAACCTAATAAACATTATATTTTGGCATAGAGACTTGGATACGGCCATGATCTAGGTGATCAGTTTACCTAGGTTTTtcgaaagaagaaccctaggaccaccaccatgaaagtCGGAACGGCCGACCCCACGCCGCTGCTATGGCTGTGATCcgcggtccatcttcctcctcgaACTCGGCCGGTGGAGGTCAGCAGCGATCCCGCTGGCGCCCTTTCCCCACCGAGTTCCGCCACACCACCACGTCTCCCGCCATGATCTAGGTGAAGTAGCCGAAGGCCTCCGCCACTGCGACCGCTGTCCACTATCGCCGCCTGACAagtgattaacttgtcaatgcgtatggattgtagacttagggtttcgtaagaagtagagggcaagtagatcttgaagtAATACGGTGGCTAAGattacaatgattcgatccttttctCGTCTCTCGGCttgccctttatataggaggcgaagccgaggccttttcgtgtcgtacaagttacaaactgtcgAGACGTGTTGGGTCTTTCCTATATTGATATAGTTTTTCTattacaactatattttcctaaCTCGCAGATCCCTAGCCTTCTGGGCTTCCAAAGCTTCGAGTCAATGGGCTTCGTGCTTCTTAATAGAGCCAGCgtactttattcggcatgcctgctggcatactgatgacccacaagtatagggggtgtatcgcagtatcttcgataagtaagaatatcgatcccaacgaggagcagaaggtgttgacaagcagtttcgatgaaggattcactgtaaatgctcacggacaagtattcgggggttttgatgtaacggatgaataaagtacgagtaaataaagtgcgagagtaacaattgcagcgagtggcccaatcctttttagcacaaaggacaagccggtttgtttacttataatgaccaaacgttctcgaggacacacgggattttagtctagtgctttcgctacatacagctgattaatcttcattgttttgataagtgttgtgtgggtgaacctatgctaatgtaccgcccttcctaggactaatacatacttgtgattataccccttgcaagcatccgcaactacaagaaagtaattaagataaatctaaccacaaccttaaactctgagatcctacaatccctcctgcatcgatataccaatgggggctcaggtttctatcactccggcaaccccgcaattggcaaacgagtacaagatgtattcccctaggcccataaatggtgaagtatcgtgtagtcgacgttcacacgacaccactagaagaatgacatcacaacttaaatatcataacattgaatattactcaaccataattcactactaacatttagacttcacccatgtcctcaagaactaaacgaactactcacgagacatcatatggaacatgatcagaggtgatatgatgataaataacaatctgaacataaaccttggttcaacggtttcactcaataacatcaataacaagtagaaatcaacaccgggagagtttcccctatcaaacaaacaagatcaaacccaaattgttacagcggtgacgaggtgcagcggtggagatggcggtgatgatgatgaagatgatggtgatggtgatggagatgatgtccagctcgatggcggtgacgatggcgtcgatttccccctccgggaggaatttccccggcggattcccgcccgccggagagctctttctctctcggtgttctccgccccgcgaggcggccgtgactcttcgcgacgtaccctccggagcttaggttttcgagacgaagggtttcgcgaagaaaaggaggccaaaggggccgtggggccccctcaccaccaggtggcgcggccgagccatgggccgcgccgccctatggtccgggcccaccttgggtccaagtggctccccttcggcttccttcgtcatccggaaaaataggatttttggtataatttccttccacaggttgatcttccgaaatattgcatctcgacggtgcttttccaagcagaatcctcggttccggtgcgcgatctccaaataatcatgaaacatgcaaaatagatgaaataacataagtattgtgtcccaatatgaaatatatcaatgaataacagcaaattatgatataaaatagtgatgcaaattggacgtatcacataccTATGTCACCGCTCCTGGAGGACCCCACCTCCGCGCGAAGGGAGTCCATGGAcgcgccaccaccgcccctgCCTTTGGTAGCCGGACGCGGCGCCATCGCCGACCCCGACGATGGCAGCAGCCAGAAGGAAGAAGATGGGCTGCCTCTTCTTAGGTTCGGATCGTCGCCCAGAGCCCTCTCGCGCGAGACGACCTGGAGCGAAGGTGGGAAGGAAGGTGAGGGGATGGAAGGGGGGCGGTAGTGAAGGGTGGAGGGGCAGCGACGACGCTGGGAGGGTGGAGGGTCttcctgggcatttctcgggccgggccgggcttcgggctggcccgaaaaaagcccgacgggaaatccttggcccgagcctggcccggcccgaccaacttTCAACAAAttttggcccgagcccggcccgcggcccgaaAAAGCCCGATTTTTTCCGggctggcccgacggcccggcccAATCTAATGGTAATTTCCTTTTTTctgtggcccgagcccggcccgatagagagaaaaagcccggcccggcccgggattttcgggccaggTCGGGTCGGGTcgttcgggccgggcttcccatgcCCAGGTATAGTGGAGGGTGGAGGGGTGGCGGCTAAGTCAGAGACAACTTTTTCTACCAGCGTCCGTCCGTCCCTTTTGTTGTTTATCTATTTGGTACTTTTCTGTTATATTTCGGCATAGAGACTTGGATCGTAGCGAAATCCCAACTCTACTCTTCCAAGCAAGAATGGAGACGAACACCGGCCCGCTCTCCGTCCAAGCCGACGgccacggcggtggcggccatgtcttcctcctcgccTTCCCAGAGgcgcagggccacctcaacccgatGCTTCAGTTCGGCCGCCGTCTGGCCTACCACGGCCTCCGCCCCACGCTCGTCACCACCCGCCACCTCCTCGCCACCCTCCCGCCCCCCGCCGCTCCCTTCCGTGTCGCCGCCATCTCCGACGGCTTCGACGCTGGCGGCATGGCCGCGTGCCCCGACTTCGAGGAGTACGGGAGCCGGCTGGCCGCCGCGGGGTCCGAAACCCTGGAGGCGCTCTTCCGCTCGGAGGCCGCGGCGGGGAGGCCCGTGCGCGTGCTCGTGTACGACCCGCACCTCCCGTGGGCGGGCCGCGTggcgcgcgccgccggcgttccCACCGCCGCGCTCTTCTCGCAGCCGTGCGCGGTGGACGTCATCTACGGGGAGGTGTACGCGGGGCGCGTCGGGTTGCCGGTCGTGGACGGGAGCTCGCTGAGGGGGTTGCTCAGCGTCGACCTGGGGCCGGACGACGTGCCCTCGTTCGTGGCGGCGCCGGATTCCTACCGGATGTTCCTGGACGCTGTGGTGGGGCAGTTCGATGGGTTGGAGGACGCCGACCACGTCTTCGTCAACTCATACCATGAACTCGAGCCCAAGGTAAAAGCTCTCTTGCTCGTGCGCACCACCTGTTTGCTGTTTTGCTCATTTCAAAAGCCTAGTCAAAACCAAACTGGACATTTATTTATGGTAAAAATGTTCTATTTGAAGTACTCTACATCCTAGTATTGATCTAAGCAGGAAGCAGATTACCTGGAATCAACATGGCGTGTTAAGACCATCGGCCCAACGCTGCCGTCCTTCTACCTGGATGACGAGCGGTTGCCTTCCAACAAGACATACGGGTTCAACATCTTCGATAGCACAGCATCATGCATGTCATGGCTAGATAGCCAGCCCCCTTGCTCAGTGGTCTATGCCTCGTATGGAACTGTCGCTGACCTTGAGCCGACCCAGTTAGAGGAGATAGGCAATGGATTGTGCAATTCTGGTAAACAGTTCCTCTGGGTTGTCAGGTCCGTTGATGAGCACAAGTTATCGGAACAACTCCGTGACAAGTGCAAGGAGAGGGGACTAATTGTTTCATGGTGCCCCCAGCTTGAGGTCTTATCTCACAAAGCCACAGGTATGAAATTCAATACCTCTTTTACTTAGCACCTCTTCTGCGATTgttcaaggaaaaaaaaaaggaaagtccATATAACTATCTTAAAAGTTCACATATAAACAGTAACCTGAATGCACAAACTAGATGATCAAAGAAAGGAGTATCATTGTTTATTTGCGGCGTTGCTGTGCTCATCAAGTCTTATTTTGTGTCGCACATTAGTATGTTCACGGAATGTCCTTATTTTTTTTGGATTATGAAATGAAAAGTGTGCTTTTGTACTCTCTTCCCCACCCTGCCATTTCACATTGGTAGCAACTAAGGTGCGAGTTTTCAGTTCCAGCAATAGAAAACAATCTCAACTCCTTTGTGGCCAGACAAAGTTAATGTGAAAAGGCATCATTTACAACATGAATGTTACACTGATGCACACGTACTGTCACAATTAGGAACTACAATTACTGACAATCACGCAAGCCATGTAGGATGTTTAGAATCTACCTATATGTTTTTGTTCGACaacttttctatatttatttTTCACCAGTATAACTGGAGAAATCTCAAGGCAGAACATATAAACTCAAACATATCAACTGTACCTTTTGCAGAATTTACTGCAGATGATTCGTTAGACTGTCTTCACTTAATTTACTGTCGACCATGGAGTGATTGTTTGTACTGTGTAGTAGTTCAATAGAACTGTACCTGTCTATTTTGTACCAGTACTAGAGAAACCTGCAGGGGACAAATATAGATTCATGAGAGATCAACTCTAACTTCTGCTACTGCTCATCCTTCCTTAGACTGCCTTCACTTCATTTAGTCTTGACCGTGGAGTTATGGTTTctaataatttggatgctacaaggGCATATTGCCATTGTCCCTGATATTGTAGTACACGGGGTATATTTGTATCACGGAAGTAGTACTGCGCCCATAACTTTCAAGAAGTATATTTTGCATCTAGTTAACCTTCGGGTCATGTAATCAGCCAAATCTCTTGAACTCAAGTGTTAAAGGGTTGTGAATCCTGCAAATTTTGCAGTTTTAACATTGAGTGATCTGTTATAAATAACTAAACAGCAGGTAGAAGATGATATTTTACTTCTGAACTCAAcaagctgtttttttttttttttgcgaaagaacAGGATGTTTCTTAACTCACTGTGGATGGAACTCTACATTAGAAGCAATTACTACTGGTGTACCACTGTTGGCAATGCCTCAGTGGACAGATCAACCAACTACAGCAAAGTACGTTGAGAGTGCATGGGTGATTGGTGTGCGGGTGAATCGTGATACAGAAGGTTTGGTGAGAAAGGAAGAGGTAGAGAGGTGCATAAGAGAAGTATTAGATGGTGTGAGGAAGGAGGAGTACAAAAAGAATGCTTATAGCTGGATGACGAAGGCTAAGAAGGCAATGCAGGAAGGGGGGAGCTCGGACAAAAATATTGCCGAGTTTGCGGCAAAGTATGCTTCAAGTTGATGTTGAAAGTTCCTCTGTGGTAGGAAGGTGTTGTATTTGGAATTGTAATAATGTGTACACTATAATTCTATACTGTTACAGGGTGTGAATGTCTAGTTTTCTTGTGTTAATAGATTTGTATAATTTTCAGAGGTGAATACTATGCTATAAATTTCAACATCGTATATGCAATGACACTTATCTGTGATTATAATATAAGATATGTAGTATACTCTCTGCCCAACGAGTGAATTGTTTGGGTAAACATTTCTCAACTATCATTCCGTACTGATATTTATTTTAATGGCTTATGCATTTCTGTTGCACTAATTGATATTTAGATATATGAGAACTATCCACCGCCACAAGATAGGTATGCAAATGTAACCGAAAGAAGAAGCGGGAGAACTATCCACCTCCACAAGGTATGTATACAAAtctatttattttcagatttattGCTACATGTAAAAAATAATGAATTAATTCACGTTGTGGAATTCTATAATAAAATAGCCAGAAACATGGAGCATGGACCTCTCACTTATTTTTATGTTTCTTGGTTTCCAGGGAAGGTTTATTGATGTCTACATGGACAAAATCTACTCATTTAAAACTCGCTTTTCTATACTCAGTACGAGTTTCAATActttatgatttttttgaaacATATTTTGTATACATTTGAGATATGAGTACATGACCAACTTTTGATGACAGCAATGTTTCCAATCCAAATGGCTTTCAACATACTAACATAGACACTGCCATAATTCATTACAGAATAGAACTGCAACCCAAGACTTACGTGTAGAATTCATGATCAACATTAGAAAACAATTCAGGTAAAAGCATGAGAAAAAATAACTTATCTAGCATTTTATGCCCACTATGTGTATAGAGTATTTCGATTGTTGCTCAGCACAAACTTTTTTGTTGTCTGTGTTGGTCTTGATTTCTCAAAATGTAATTCAGTGTTGTGGTGTCGAAAGTAGAACAAGGCCCCTGTGTTTTGTAATGTCCAGCCAAGATTATTCTATCTATTAGCGCCCAACGTACCACAAGATTCATTAGCCAATAGTCAACGCCTGGTTTTTCACGTTCCAGAAGCTGTAGAGCTAATTTTCTGATGACATGGTTGCACCAATTCTATGACCTTATTTCTTTGTTCCACAAATTAAAATGAGATCTTACCAACCTGAGCAAGACTACTAACTGATGTGTTGGTGGCACATAGAACAAGTCCTACAACATATGCGTGGGCAATAGACAGCCGTAACACTTCCCTTACCAATTAACATGTCATCTACCGAGTGAAAGTGATGTCTCATAGAACTATCAGAATAGTCCACCATAACAGATTAGCACATGGCTGATTGGAGTAACCCAAGTGATGTAATTCGCCTATCATGTCTGAGTTGGAGTGGGGATCATAAATGAGTTTGTGGAGGGCTC includes these proteins:
- the LOC124674593 gene encoding UDP-glycosyltransferase 79-like is translated as METNTGPLSVQADGHGGGGHVFLLAFPEAQGHLNPMLQFGRRLAYHGLRPTLVTTRHLLATLPPPAAPFRVAAISDGFDAGGMAACPDFEEYGSRLAAAGSETLEALFRSEAAAGRPVRVLVYDPHLPWAGRVARAAGVPTAALFSQPCAVDVIYGEVYAGRVGLPVVDGSSLRGLLSVDLGPDDVPSFVAAPDSYRMFLDAVVGQFDGLEDADHVFVNSYHELEPKEADYLESTWRVKTIGPTLPSFYLDDERLPSNKTYGFNIFDSTASCMSWLDSQPPCSVVYASYGTVADLEPTQLEEIGNGLCNSGKQFLWVVRSVDEHKLSEQLRDKCKERGLIVSWCPQLEVLSHKATGCFLTHCGWNSTLEAITTGVPLLAMPQWTDQPTTAKYVESAWVIGVRVNRDTEGLVRKEEVERCIREVLDGVRKEEYKKNAYSWMTKAKKAMQEGGSSDKNIAEFAAKYASS